One Salvia splendens isolate huo1 chromosome 12, SspV2, whole genome shotgun sequence genomic window carries:
- the LOC121758221 gene encoding DNA-directed RNA polymerases I and III subunit rpac1-like, producing the protein MVSEKKSKKIPVWDLPDVPKGELPPHIQLQRTRVSCTFDAPTHTENIQYSGAYAAMGVDNSVRLPEFSNNFKVEVISLTEDDMEFDMIGIDASIANAFRRILIAELPTMAIEKVFIANNTSVIQDEVLSHRLGLVPLKVDPRHFNYMSEKDEPNEKNTVVFKLHARCEKGGARIKVKSNELKWLPNGSEFKLSTEKSNQDSTSKPKTYTSFGCSQDSMPEFANNPIATKHGDIILAKLGPKQEIELEAHAVKGMGKTHAKWSPVATAWYRMLPEIVLLEEIVEEKAEELVKKCPVKVFDIEDIGKGRKRATVARPRSCTLCRECIRGDDWEKLVAVRRVKDHFIFTIESTGALPPEVLFTEAVKILEDKCERVISELS; encoded by the exons ATGGTTTCTgagaaaaaatcaaagaaaattcCTGTGTGGGATTTGCCTGATGTCCCCAAAGGAGAGCTGCCGCCGCACATTCAATTGCAGAGGACCCGCGTCTCTTGTACTTTCGATGCCCCAACTCAT ACCGAGAATATACAATACTCGGGTGCTTATGCGGCGATGGGAGTGGATAACAGTGTGAGACTACCGGAGTTTAGCAACAATTTTAAGGTTGAAGTGATTAGTCTCACGGAGGATGACATGGAGTTCGATATGATTGGTATTGATGCTTCTATTGCGAATGCTTTTCGAAGAATCCTCATAGCTGAG CTCCCCACCATGGCTATTGAAAAGGTTTTTATTGCAAATAACACCTCAGTGATACAAGATGAGGTGCTCTCCCACAGACTGGGTCTTGTCCCACTTAAAGTTGATCCAAGACACTTCAATTATATGTCAG AAAAGGATGAACCAAATGAGAAAAATACGGTTGTATTTAAACTTCATGCACGTTGTGAGAAAGGGGGGGCACGTATTAAAG TGAAGTCCAATGAACTAAAGTGGTTGCCCAATGGCAGTGAGTTCAAACTAAGTACAGAGAAATCAAATCAAGATTCGACATCAAAGCCAAAAACTTACACTTCTTTCGGTTGTAGTCAGGATTCCATGCCAGAATTTGCAAACAACCCAATTGCCACCAAGCATGGGGATATAATTCTTGCTAAACTTGGACCCAAACAG GAAATTGAGCTGGAAGCACATGCTGTGAAAGGAATGGGCAAGACACATGCTAAGTGGTCACCTGTAGCCACTGCTTGGTACAGGATGCTGCCTGAG ATTGTTTTGTTAGAAGAAATTGTGGAAGAAAAGGCTGAAGAACTTGTCAAGAAATGTCCTGTAAAAGTGTTTGACATTGAAGATATTGGTAAAG GTCGTAAAAGAGCAACAGTGGCAAGGCCTAGATCTTGTACCCTCTGCCGTGAATGCATCAGAGGAGATGATTGGGAAAAGCTTGTGGCCGTTCGGCGAGTAAAAGATCATTTCATCT TTACAATTGAATCTACAGGAGCATTGCCCCCTGAAGTATTGTTCACTGAAGCTGTGAAGATTCTGGAAGACAAGTGTGAGCGGGTGATAAGTGAGCTCTCGTGA
- the LOC121758790 gene encoding serine/threonine-protein kinase D6PKL2-like, with product MASESYPKGSSGKQSKSRGGGKTGKCDPLMNELPGNVESLASKKSHNHLQKGAVSSLTDKIDSSLHLGNSKQARTLEQTVDQETKKSDLGTVKDKSASAKASDGASSLAKTSGSAKISDRVDFVESGKSSLCRGSTSTDVSDESSCSSFSSAVNKPHKANDLRWEAIQAVRSKDGALDLRHFRLLKKLGCGDIGSVYLSELCGTKCYFAMKVMDKASLASRKKLLRAQTEREILQSLDHPFLPTLYTHFETDKFSCLVMEFCPGGDLHGLRQRQPGKHFSEQAVKFYVAEVLLSLEYLHMFGIVYRDLKPENVLVREDGHIMLSDFDLSLRCTVSPTLIKSSSTEPDPQRKNNIYCAQPACIEPSCIVPTTCFGPHLFSGKSKKERKPKNDIGNQVRPLPELMAEPTDARSMSFVGTHEYLAPEIIKGEGHGSAVDWWTFGIFLYELLFGKTPFKGSGNRATLFNVVGQPLRFPESPVVSFAVRDLIRGLLVKEPQHRLAYKRGATEIKQHPFFEGVNWALIRCATPPDVPRPVDIERIPAPPAPAGQKATAPATKLAAAPQSSDNYLEFDFF from the exons ATGGCCTCAGAGTCATATCCTAAAGGTTCCTCAGGAAAGCAAAGCAAGAGTCGTGGAGGGGGTAAAACAGGAAAATGTGACCCTCTCATGAATGAATTGCCCGGTAATGTGGAAAGTCTTGCCTCAAAGAAATCACACAATCATCTGCAGAAGGGGGCAGTTTCTTCTTTGACAGATAAAATTGATTCAAGCTTACACTTGGGTAATTCTAAACAAGCACGGACGTTGGAACAAACTGTTGATCAGGAAACGAAAAAATCAGATCTCGGGACTGTAAAAGATAAATCAGCTTCTGCAAAAGCTAGTGATGGAGCAAGCAGCCTTGCAAAGACTAGTGGAAGCGCCAAGATAAGCGAtcgagttgattttgttgagaGTGGCAAGAGCAGTTTGTGTCGGGGGAGCACAAGTACTGATGTCAGTGATGAAAGCTCTTGCAGTAGTTTCAGTAGTGCTGTTAACAAACCCCACAAAGCAAACGATCTAAGATGGGAAGCAATACAGGCAGTTCGCTCAAAAGATGGGGCCTTAGATCTGAGGCACTTTAGACTACTGAAGAAGTTGGGCTGTGGTGACATTGGAAGTGTCTATCTATCAGAATTATGCGGTACAAAATGTTATTTTGCTATGAAGGTGATGGATAAGGCTTCACTAGCTAGTCGTAAGAAGCTTTTGCGTGCCCAGACAGAGAGAGAAATTTTGCAATCTCTCGACCACCCTTTCCTTCCGACTTTGTACACTCATTTTGAAACAGACAAGTTTTCATGTTTGGTAATGGAGTTCTGTCCTGGGGGAGACCTGCATGGCCTTCGGCAAAGGCAGCCAGGAAAGCATTTTTCTGAGCAAGCTGTTAA GTTTTATGTTGCTGAAGTTCTTCTTTCTTTGGAATACCTTCACATGTTCGGTATTGTTTACCGTGACCTCAAGCCTGAAAATGTCCTCGTGAGAGAGGATGGGCATATAATGCTATCAGATTTCGACCTCTCTCTCCGCTGCACTGTAAGCCCGACTCTGATAAAGTCCTCGTCCACAGAGCCGGATCCCCAAAGGAAAAACAACATTTACTGCGCCCAACCTGCTTGCATCGAGCCATCATGTATCGTCCCAACCACATGTTTTGGGCCTCACTTATTTTCAGGTAAATCGAAGAAAGAACGTAAACCTAAGAATGATATCGGGAACCAAGTCAGGCCATTACCGGAGCTGATGGCCGAGCCTACAGACGCACGCTCAATGTCATTCGTTGGCACCCACGAGTACCTGGCACCCGAGATCATCAAAGGCGAAGGGCATGGCAGCGCTGTGGACTGGTGGACTTTCGGGATTTTCTTGTATGAGCTACTGTTTGGAAAGACGCCGTTCAAGGGATCAGGCAATCGAGCTACCCTATTCAACGTCGTTGGCCAGCCCCTGCGATTCCCAGAATCACCGGTGGTTAGTTTCGCAGTCAGAGATCTCATCAGGGGCTTGCTAGTGAAGGAGCCGCAGCATAGGTTGGCGTACAAACGCGGTGCAACAGAGATCAAGCAGCATCCTTTCTTTGAAGGCGTGAACTGGGCTCTGATTCGCTGCGCCACCCCTCCGGACGTCCCTAGACCAGTCGACATCGAGAGAATCCCAGCGCCACCGGCACCGGCTGGGCAGAAAGCTACTGCTCCTGCAACCAAGCTTGCTGCTGCCCCTCAAAGTAGTGACAATTATCTAGAATTTGATTTCTTTTAG
- the LOC121759460 gene encoding serine/threonine-protein kinase D6PK-like: MASEAHIKSSSGKHSKSQACKTGKSDTGIRELPGHVETPASKKITVDPITDKKLQNQLQKGAVSSLTGKLDSSLHFGMGDCSGDKEKKASNHRNVKDSSASSKVSDGTNTLAKTSGSPKISDRVEFVESGKSSLCRGSTSTDVSDESSCSSLSTAVNKPHKANDMRWEAIQAVRSKEGSLDLRHFRLLKKLGCGDIGSVYLSELCGTKCYFAMKVMDKASLASRKKLLRAQTEREILQSLDHPFLPTLYTHFETDKFSCLVMEFCPGGDLHGLRQRQPGKHFSEQAVKFYAAEILLALEYLHMLGIVYRDLKPENVLVRDDGHIMLSDFDLSLRCSVSPTLVKFPSLEPDTLRGNTTECIAPSCVQPSCMAPTTCFGPRFFSGKSKKKDHKPKNDIGNQVRPLPELMAEPTEARSMSFVGTHEYLAPEIIKGEGHGSAVDWWTFGIFLYELLFGKTPFKGSGNRATLFNVVGLPLWFPESPVVSFAARDLIRGLLVKEPQHRLAYKRGATEVKQHPFFQGVNWALIRCATPPDIPRPVDIPAPPPVKAVAPPPAAAPQNTNNYLEFDFF, encoded by the exons ATGGCCTCAGAAGCGCATATCAAGAGTTCCTCAGGGAAGCATAGTAAAAGTCAAGCGTGCAAAACTGGGAAGTCGGATACTGGTATAAGAGAATTACCTGGACATGTGGAAACTCCTGCCTCAAAGAAAATTACAGTAGATCCAATCACAGATAAAAAGTTACAAAACCAACTGCAAAAGGGTGCAGTTTCTTCTTTGACTGGTAAACTTGACTCAAGCTTACATTTTGGTATGGGTGATTGTAGTGGTGATAAGGAAAAGAAAGCATCGAATCACAGAAATGTCAAAGATAGCTCAGCATCTTCAAAAGTTAGTGATGGAACAAACACTCTTGCGAAGACTAGTGGaagtcccaagataagtgatcGAGTTGAATTTGTTGAGAGTGGCAAGAGCAGTTTGTGTCGGGGCAGCACAAGTACTGATGTTAGCGATGAAAGCAGCTGCAGCAGCTTGAGTACTGCTGTTAACAAACCCCATAAAGCAAATGATATGAGGTGGGAAGCGATACAGGCAGTCCGTTCAAAGGAGGGGTCGTTAGATCTGAGGCATTTTAGACTATTGAAGAAGTTGGGCTGTGGTGACATTGGAAGCGTATATCTATCAGAATTATGTGGTACGAAGTGTTACTTTGCGATGAAGGTTATGGACAAAGCTTCTCTAGCTAGTCGCAAGAAGCTTTTGCGTGCTCAGACAGAAAGAGAGATTCTGCAGTCTTTGGACCATCCTTTCCTTCCGACCTTGTACACTCATTTTGAAACAGACAAGTTTTCATGTTTAGTGATGGAGTTCTGCCCCGGGGGAGACCTGCATGGCCTTCGGCAAAGGCAGCCAGGAAAGCATTTCTCCGAGCAAGCTGTGAA GTTTTATGCAGCTGAAATCCTTCTTGCTTTGGAATATCTTCACATGCTCGGCATCGTCTACCGTGACCTCAAGCCTGAAAACGTCCTAGTGAGAGACGATGGCCACATAATGCTGTCGGATTTCGACCTCTCACTTCGATGCAGTGTCAGCCCAACTCTCGTAAAGTTCCCATCCCTCGAGCCAGACACCCTACGTGGGAACACCACTGAATGCATCGCGCCATCTTGCGTCCAGCCCTCATGCATGGCCCCAACCACATGTTTCGGCCCTCGCTTCTTCTCAggtaaatccaagaagaaagaCCATAAACCTAAGAACGACATCGGGAACCAAGTCAGGCCGTTGCCGGAGCTCATGGCCGAGCCGACAGAGGCGCGATCAATGTCGTTCGTGGGCACACACGAGTACCTGGCACCCGAGATCATCAAAGGCGAGGGGCACGGCAGTGCCGTGGACTGGTGGACTTTCGGGATATTCTTGTACGAGTTACTATTCGGAAAGACGCCGTTCAAGGGGTCCGGGAACCGTGCCACCCTGTTCAACGTGGTCGGTCTGCCCCTCTGGTTCCCGGAGTCGCCCGTCGTTAGCTTTGCCGCGAGAGATCTTATCAGGGGATTGTTGGTGAAAGAGCCACAGCATAGGCTGGCGTATAAACGCGGGGCGACGGAGGTGAAGCAGCATCCGTTTTTCCAAGGCGTCAATTGGGCGCTGATCCGGTGCGCGACGCCCCCGGATATTCCAAGGCCGGTCGACATTCCGGCGCCCCCGCCGGTGAAAGCTGTGGCCCCACCACCTGCTGCTGCTCCacaaaatactaataattatcTGGAATTTGATTTCTTCTAG